ATCGTTTGCTGGGGTAGAGGGTGAGAGTTTGATGATGGCAATGCCTGAAGTGGCTGTTTCATCGGGCTCAGCATGTACTTCTGATACGCTGGAGCCATCTTATGTGCTTAAGGCAATGGGCATAAGTGAAGACCTAGTACATACGGCCATACGGTTTGGGTTTGGCAGATTTACCACTGAGGATGACGCTATGTACGTTGCCCAAAAAACCGTGGAAAGCGTCAAAAGACTCAGGTCTATGAGCCCCATATATAAAAAGCTATCCACTTGATTTCTTTTCCGAATGGCGACAGCAATGGCTAGTATAAATTTAAGCAGTCATTCAGCTAAAATTGTGTTTTTTAATCGAATTTTGTTTTAAACTTGCTGCGGTTTATTTTTGTGTGGCTAGATTATGAAGGGTTTTGCAGCCTCTGCTGTTTTCTTAGCTTCAGCACTTTTGGCCTTTTTGTTAGGCGGGCTGCTGCCTGACCGTGTTGGCGCGTTTTTTTACTCGATAAGCCTGATTATTAAAGAGTGTATGATCTTTGCCTTGCCTTTGGTCATATTCTCTTTGATTTTTACGTCTATCTGCAGAATTGGCGTTGGCTCTGTTAAGTCTTTGGCCATAGCAATCCCGCTTATAGTGGGTTCAAATTTTATTAATACGCTTATTGCTTATTTTCTTGGCGCATCTTGCGTCAGCGCTGGCCTTATATCGTCGATTGACACAATTTCTGCAAGCAGCGCTGCTTCTTTCGCGCCATTGTTTTGCTTCTTTTTACCTAAAATCATCTCAAACGACATCGCTTTGATATCTGCGGTTGTGTGTGGGGTTGCTTATGCCGTAATAGCTCGTCGAGACTTAGGCACAAAACTTGGCGCAAGCGTTCGCAAAGCGCATGAGCATTTGTCCTGTTTTTTGAACACCTTCATAAAATATTTCTTTAAGGTTTTGGTACCACTGATGCCGCTTTTTATATTCGGAACGGTGGTAAAACTCAGTCGAGACGGAATAATCTCACAGATTTTGTCCGAGTATTTAGCGGTTATGCTGATCTTCCTTATCTCTGCATACGGATATGTGTTCGCTCAGCTTTTTGCCCTGTCGACTGGCAGCTTAAAAATATATAGCAATTACCTAAAAAATATATTGCCAGCAGCCATAACTGGATTTGGCTCCATGTCAAGCGCGGCGGCTTTGCCTTTGTCGATTAAGGCGGCTGAGGAAAACTCTATCGACCGAGATAATGCACGAATTATCGCCCCATGCTCGGTGAATATTCACTTGATTGGGGATTG
The sequence above is a segment of the Holosporales bacterium genome. Coding sequences within it:
- a CDS encoding dicarboxylate/amino acid:cation symporter; this translates as MKGFAASAVFLASALLAFLLGGLLPDRVGAFFYSISLIIKECMIFALPLVIFSLIFTSICRIGVGSVKSLAIAIPLIVGSNFINTLIAYFLGASCVSAGLISSIDTISASSAASFAPLFCFFLPKIISNDIALISAVVCGVAYAVIARRDLGTKLGASVRKAHEHLSCFLNTFIKYFFKVLVPLMPLFIFGTVVKLSRDGIISQILSEYLAVMLIFLISAYGYVFAQLFALSTGSLKIYSNYLKNILPAAITGFGSMSSAAALPLSIKAAEENSIDRDNARIIAPCSVNIHLIGDCFFIPFIALVMLISFGKDLPNFATYLIFAAHFVAAKFAVAAVPGGGILVMLPVLQKYLEFNADMLGLITGLYVLFDPFITGCNVAGNGSLAIAFDKLMRLRK